From a region of the Athene noctua chromosome 14, bAthNoc1.hap1.1, whole genome shotgun sequence genome:
- the RAD9A gene encoding cell cycle checkpoint control protein RAD9A, translating into MKCIIAGGNVKVLGRAVHSLSRIGDELYLEPTERGLSLRTVNSSRSAFASFLFAPLFFQRYEAGGPPPDRELFRCKVLMKSFLGVFRSLPSLEKTVGKCLILLKPGASRLVVQLHCKYGVTKTHNLAFQECERLQAIFDTQRYASSLCAPARVLAEAVVHFPLTLAEVTLRSGPGGKISLRNYMEDEAEPSKTMVTELWLTKDEFETVAVAPGSHITFCLKEFRGLLTFAEASNLPLTIHYDAPGRPVVFTLDDAVLEVHLVLATLSDPESSLQPPTTNGVSHLPTPSEDFPDDLESYMIAMETSAYEEGSGVPPSPTFPLRTPHPAESDAEEEEQEEDGAVPGTPPHKKFRSLFFGSVLTPGGPGLAPTQEVLAEDSEDES; encoded by the exons ATGAAGTGCATCATCGCTGGTGGCAACGTCAAAG TCCTCGGCCGAGCCGTGCACTCCCTGTCCCGCATCGGGGACGAGCTCTACCTGGAGCCCACCGAGCGCGGG CTGTCCTTGCGCACCGTCAACTCCTCGCGCTCCGCTTTCGCCTCCTTCCTCTTCGCCCCCCTCTTCTTCCAGCGGTACGAGGCGGGCGGCCCCCCCCCCGACAGAGAGCTCTTCCGATGCAAAGTCCTCATGAAG TCCTTCCTAGGTGTTTTCCGCTCGCTGCCCTCGCTGGAAAAAACGGTGGGGAAATGTCTCATCCTGCTCAAACCCGGGGCCAGCCGCTTGGTTGTGCAGCTCCACTGCAAATATG GTGTCACCAAGACGCACAACTTGGCCTTCCAGGAGTGCGAGCGGCTACAGGCCATCTTCGACACCCAGCGCTACGCCAGCAGCCTCTGCGCCCCAGCACG GGTGTTGGCAGAGGCCGTGGTCCACTTCCCCCTGACGCTGGCTGAGGTGACGCTGAGGTCGGGCCCCGGGGGCAAGATCAGCCTCCGAAACTACATGGAGGATGAGGCAG aGCCAAGCAAGACGATGGTGACAGAGTTGTGGCTGACCAAGGACGAGTTTGAGACGGTGGCCGTCGCCCCGGGCTCCCACATCACCTTCTGCCTCAAGGAGTTTCGG GGGCTGCTGACCTTCGCTGAGGCCTCCAACCTGCCTCTCACCATCCACTATGATGCACCTGGCAG GCCGGTGGTCTTCACCCTGGATGATGCCGTGTTGGAGGTTCACCTGGTGCTGGCCACCCTCTCGGACCCGGAAAgcagcctgcagccccccacaACCAATGG CGTCTCACACCTGCCCACGCCATCAGAGGACTTCCCTGATGACCTCGAATCCTACATGATTGCCATGGAAACCAGTGCCTACGAGGAGGGCTCAggggtgccccccagccccactttCCCCCTGCGCACCCCACATCCAGCTGAAAGCGACGctgaagaggaagagcaggaggaggacGGAGCTGTGCCAGGGACCCCCCCTCACAAGAAG TTTCGCTCCCTGTTTTTTGGCTCAGTGTTGACACCGGGGGGGCCCGGCCTGGCCCCCACCCAGGAGGTGCTGGCAGAAGACAGCGAAGATGAGTCCTGA